A DNA window from Salvelinus namaycush isolate Seneca chromosome 30, SaNama_1.0, whole genome shotgun sequence contains the following coding sequences:
- the LOC120024927 gene encoding stAR-related lipid transfer protein 5-like, whose protein sequence is MDYMDYQNTANAVGDCLLSYTKDESGWKVCKKSNDVIVSWRPSTEFPGNVYKGESVVKGSPEKVWECLKPVPNGLRVKWDNNVKKFELVEQVTENVTVCRTVTPSAAMGIIAPRDFVDVILVKQYEDGTITSNATHVSHPSCPPQSGYVRGFNHPCGCICVPISGEPNKTQLFSFFQTDLGGFLPRSVVDSFFPSSMVEFYSNLAKAIKSLKDH, encoded by the exons ATGGATTACATGGATTACCAGAACACAGCGAATGCAGTTGGGGACTGTCTTTTGAGCTACACCAAGGACGAGTCTGGGTGGAAAGTCTGCAAGAAATCG AATGACGTCATCGTGTCCTGGCGGCCATCGACTGAGTTCCCTGGGAATGT ATATAAGGGGGAGTCGGTGGTGAAGGGAAGTCCAGAGAAGGTATGGGAGTGTCTGAAGCCAGTGCCAAATGGACTGCGGGTGAAATGGGACAACAATGTCAAGAAGTTTGAGCTGGTAGAGCAAGTCACTGAG AACGTCACTGTCTGCAGAACAGTCACTCCGTcagcagccatgggcatcatagCTCCCAGAGACTTTGTCGACGTTATTCTAGTGAAGCAATACGAAGACGGCACCATTACATCCAATG CCACCCACGTGAGCCACCCCAGCTGCCCTCCCCAGTCAGGGTATGTGAGGGGTTTCAACCACCCCTGTGGCTGCATCTGTGTCCCCATCTCTGG GGAGCCAAATAAAACCCAGCTGTTCAGTTTCTTCCAGACGGACCTGGGGGGCTTCCTGCCTCGCTCCGTGGTCGACTCTTTCTTCCCATCCAGCATGGTGGAGTTCTACAGCAACCTGGCCAAGGCCATCAAGTCCCTCAAGGACCACTGA